In Notamacropus eugenii isolate mMacEug1 chromosome 1, mMacEug1.pri_v2, whole genome shotgun sequence, one genomic interval encodes:
- the LOC140517703 gene encoding butyrophilin-like protein 8: protein MLSISVLQCHIEDSKPFEYHLLLIFVLSLIDLGSGHFWVIGPDEPIQALVGEDVIFSCHVLPKIDMKDMEVRFFRNQFSSVLLLIEDGKEMKKKQMQEYQGRTQFVQVDIAEGKVFLKLKNVTLSDSGIYGCQFNSQTFEQKHTWELQIAALGSSPLISLERYGDTGILLICQSAGWFPRPEVQWKNHQGKSLPSNIKTNTGDNGLFDIEASLTIQEPPTGDISCSIHIWGFRQDSRVRIADQLFQSSPWMHASTVMLAIFVILVVLGFFLHRYQGKLIKELGWRNATKYAVEVTLDPETAHPILRVSKDRKKVTYDDTDVRDVPETEKRFQSPSVVVSQDFSLEEFYWEVEVGEKNRWFLGVCYDKVDRVKKDPELSPANGYWILGRWNQDEHFTFSPTRQTLALQVQPKCVGIFLSCKYEQVSFYNVTDESHIYTFTGCDFHGKILRAFFRPRSNDICEPTPLVICTNVNKRK from the exons ATGTTGAGTATCTCAGTTCTTCAGTGCCACATTGAAGACTCCAAACCATTTGAATACCACCTCCTCCTTATCTTTGTTCTCAGTCTCATAGATCTGGGTTCAG GCCATTTTTGGGTAATTGGCCCAGATGAACCTATTCAGGCCTTGGTGGGAGAAGATGTCATTTTCTCCTGTCATGTCTTACCCAAGATTGATATGAAAGACATGGAGGTGAGGTTCTTTAGGAATCAATTTTCTTCCGTGTTGCTTCTAATCGAGgatgggaaagaaatgaagaagaaacaaatgcAGGAGTATCAAGGGAGAACCCAGTTTGTGCAAGTAGACATTGCTGAAGGAAAAGTCTTCTTAAAATTGAAGAATGTAACTCTTTCAGATTCAGGGATATATGGATGCCAATTCAACTCCCAAACTTTCGAGCAGAAGCACACTTGGGAGCTACAGATAGCAG CTCTTGGGTCATCCCCTCTCATCTCTCTTGAGAGATATGGAGATACAGGCATCTTGCTGATATGTCAATCTGCTGGCTGGTTCCCGAGGCCTGAAGTACAGTGGAAAAATCATCAGGGAAAGTCTTTGCCATCAAACATCAAGACAAATACAGGGGATAATGGTCTATTTGACATAGAAGCCTCTCTCACTATACAAGAACCTCCCACTGGGGATATCTCATGTTCCATCCATATCTGGGGCTTCAGACAAGACTCCAGAGTTAGAATAGCTG ATcagcttttccagtcttctccttGGATGCATGCTTCTACTGTTATGCTGGCTATTTTTGTGATTCTTGTTGTTTTGGGCTTCTTTCTCCACAGATATCAAG gGAAACTTATCAAAGAGCTAG GATGGAGAAATGCGACTAAATATGCAG ttgAAGTGACTCTGGATCCAGAAACTGCTCACCCCATACTCCGTGTATCTAAAGATCGTAAAAAGGTGACCTATGATGACACTGATGTTCGTGATGTACCTGAAACTGAGAAGAGATTTCAATCTCCAAGTGTAGTGGTTTCACAAGATTTCTCCTTGGAGGAATTTTATTGGGAAGTAGAGGTTGGGGAGAAAAATCGATGGTTCCTGGGAGTGTGCTATGATAAAGTGGACAGAGTTAAAAAAGATCCTGAACTTTCTCCTGCCAATGGCTACTGGATATTGGGACGATGGAATCAAGATGAGCATTTTACATTCTCCCCTACTCGACAAACTCTAGCTCTTCAGGTACAGCCAAAGTGTGTGGGGATTTTCCTGAGCTGTAAGTATGAGCAAGTCTCCTTTTACAATGTGACTGATGAATCACACATCTACACATTCACTGGTTGCGATTTCCATGGAAAAATCCTCCGTGCATTTTTCAGGCCTCGTTCTAATGACATTTGTGAACCAACTCCCTTGGTTATCTGTACCAACGTgaacaaaaggaaataa